A genomic segment from Nocardiopsis sp. Huas11 encodes:
- a CDS encoding DUF4191 domain-containing protein has product MAKKPSSQTTSGKGGAEKQPGRLKQIGMVAKVVHQQSPKSIPLAAAVAVVILAVAISVGIWTGSWIIWTLTGIPLAFLVGFIIFTRSAQRVQYKMLDGRLGAGMAILENMRGNWVVEPGVAANKQMDVVHRVVGRPGVVLVGEGDPGRLRGLIAAEKKRVSRVAMDTPIYDFKVGNGEDQVPVSKLQRTLVKLPRNLDKSGTAELNYRLKALPAAMQMPKGPIPKGAKMPKGMRGKMGG; this is encoded by the coding sequence ATGGCGAAAAAGCCCAGTTCCCAGACGACGTCCGGTAAGGGCGGGGCCGAGAAGCAGCCTGGCCGGCTCAAGCAGATCGGCATGGTCGCCAAGGTCGTCCACCAGCAGAGCCCCAAGAGCATCCCGCTGGCCGCCGCCGTCGCGGTGGTCATCCTGGCCGTCGCCATCAGCGTCGGGATCTGGACCGGCTCCTGGATCATCTGGACGCTCACCGGTATCCCGCTGGCCTTCCTGGTCGGTTTCATCATCTTCACCCGCTCGGCCCAGCGCGTGCAGTACAAGATGCTGGACGGGCGCCTGGGCGCCGGTATGGCGATCCTGGAGAACATGCGCGGCAACTGGGTCGTCGAGCCCGGTGTGGCCGCCAACAAGCAGATGGACGTCGTGCACCGCGTGGTGGGCCGTCCGGGCGTGGTGCTGGTCGGCGAGGGCGACCCCGGCCGCCTGCGCGGACTGATCGCGGCCGAGAAGAAGCGCGTCTCGCGGGTGGCGATGGACACGCCCATCTACGACTTCAAGGTCGGCAACGGCGAGGACCAGGTCCCGGTCTCCAAGCTCCAGCGCACGCTGGTCAAGCTGCCCCGGAACCTGGACAAGTCCGGCACGGCCGAGCTGAACTACCGGCTCAAGGCCCTGCCCGCCGCGATGCAGATGCCCAAGGGCCCGATTCCCAAGGGCGCGAAGATGCCCAAGGGCATGCGCGGCAAGATGGGCGGCTGA
- a CDS encoding LCP family protein encodes MSLGQWSACGATGVLIAASLTAYGMYNDALSVDTEEIDPDAWGERPPEVEGLHNILLLGTDERAEDEAAFSEENGIRPDVLVIVSIDADNGGVTMVNLPRDLIVDLPSCDPIGDYPGWAGGSDQLNHAMFYGGMNCQGNAVETLTGVHLEHIVAVDFAGFEDIVDTIGGVEMCVPEPIDDRKAHLTLEAGEQRLTGEQALGLARSRDSTEFGSDLNRIENQQRLMGAIMREVTSGEILASPTTLYGFIDAVTDSLVTDDDLTVDKMRELAIAVREVDLEQMNMVTVPVSEYPADDNKLIFREPEAQELFAAVAAGEAQTADDEEGEGDKADEAAEATVEPSDVSVRILNGTGTDGLAGQVEPLLVQEGFTVTGRGNPEARVPEMTTVYHGPGQEAEAELLASALTSAEIEEVPDLEGDLELVMSGGWGPVVGLDGGSGGGGDGALGGLEARTAAEDEVTCA; translated from the coding sequence ATGAGCCTGGGCCAGTGGTCGGCCTGCGGGGCGACCGGGGTGCTGATCGCCGCGTCCCTGACCGCCTACGGCATGTACAACGACGCGCTGAGCGTCGACACCGAGGAGATCGACCCCGACGCCTGGGGCGAGCGCCCTCCGGAGGTGGAGGGCCTGCACAACATCCTCCTGCTCGGTACCGACGAGCGTGCCGAAGACGAGGCGGCGTTCAGCGAGGAGAACGGCATCCGGCCGGACGTGTTGGTGATCGTCAGCATCGACGCGGACAACGGCGGCGTGACGATGGTCAACCTGCCGCGCGACCTCATCGTCGATCTGCCCTCCTGCGACCCGATCGGGGACTACCCGGGTTGGGCGGGCGGCTCGGACCAGCTCAACCACGCCATGTTCTACGGCGGTATGAACTGCCAGGGCAATGCCGTCGAGACCCTCACGGGTGTGCACCTGGAGCACATCGTGGCGGTGGACTTCGCCGGCTTCGAGGACATCGTGGACACCATCGGGGGTGTGGAGATGTGCGTGCCCGAGCCGATCGACGACCGCAAGGCCCACCTGACGTTGGAGGCCGGCGAACAGCGGCTCACCGGCGAGCAGGCGCTCGGACTGGCCCGCTCGCGGGACAGCACCGAGTTCGGCAGCGACCTGAACCGCATCGAGAACCAGCAGCGGCTCATGGGCGCCATCATGCGCGAGGTCACCAGCGGGGAGATCCTCGCCAGCCCCACCACGCTCTACGGCTTCATCGACGCGGTCACCGACAGCCTCGTGACCGACGACGACCTCACCGTGGACAAGATGCGCGAGCTGGCCATCGCCGTGCGCGAGGTCGACCTCGAACAGATGAACATGGTCACGGTGCCGGTCTCGGAGTACCCGGCCGACGACAACAAGTTGATCTTCCGAGAACCCGAGGCCCAGGAACTGTTCGCCGCTGTGGCGGCGGGCGAGGCCCAGACCGCGGACGATGAGGAGGGTGAGGGCGACAAGGCCGACGAGGCGGCCGAGGCGACCGTCGAGCCCTCGGACGTGTCCGTGCGGATCCTCAACGGGACCGGCACGGACGGGCTGGCCGGCCAGGTCGAGCCGCTCCTGGTCCAGGAGGGCTTCACCGTGACCGGTCGGGGCAACCCCGAGGCGCGGGTCCCCGAGATGACCACGGTCTACCACGGCCCCGGCCAGGAGGCCGAGGCCGAGCTGCTCGCCTCCGCGCTCACCTCAGCGGAGATCGAGGAGGTGCCGGACCTGGAGGGCGACCTCGAACTGGTGATGAGCGGGGGCTGGGGCCCGGTCGTCGGCCTGGACGGCGGCTCGGGCGGTGGCGGCGACGGCGCCCTGGGGGGCCTGGAGGCCCGCACCGCGGCCGAGGACGAGGTCACCTGCGCCTGA
- the lipB gene encoding lipoyl(octanoyl) transferase LipB, with protein MSDLVYAWLGDGPVPYHQGWDLQKRLHERRVADEVADTVLLLEHEPVYTAGKRTGRWDRPTSDPGAPVVDIDRGGKITWHGPGQLTVYPIVKLADPIDVIAYVRMLEEAILRTIAEYGLTGKRVEGRTGVWLDADPERGLIERKVAAIGCRIARGVGMHGLALNCDNDLTWYDRIVPCGISDAGVTTISAELGRPVTVADVRPRVERHLADVLGATEYSHTDGTALLAGAAA; from the coding sequence GTGAGTGATCTCGTTTACGCATGGCTGGGCGATGGCCCCGTCCCCTATCACCAGGGCTGGGACCTGCAGAAGCGGCTCCACGAGCGCCGCGTCGCCGACGAAGTGGCCGACACGGTCCTGCTCCTCGAACACGAGCCCGTGTACACGGCGGGCAAACGGACCGGGAGGTGGGATCGTCCTACCTCCGATCCGGGAGCTCCCGTCGTGGACATCGACCGGGGCGGGAAGATCACCTGGCACGGGCCGGGGCAGCTCACGGTGTATCCCATCGTGAAACTGGCCGACCCGATCGACGTGATCGCCTACGTCCGCATGCTGGAGGAGGCGATCCTTCGCACCATCGCGGAGTACGGCCTGACCGGCAAACGCGTCGAGGGCCGCACGGGCGTGTGGCTGGACGCCGACCCCGAGCGCGGGCTCATCGAGCGCAAGGTCGCCGCGATCGGCTGCCGGATCGCCCGCGGGGTCGGTATGCACGGACTCGCGTTGAACTGCGATAATGATCTGACGTGGTATGACCGGATCGTCCCCTGCGGGATCTCCGACGCCGGCGTCACCACGATCTCGGCCGAGCTGGGCCGTCCGGTGACCGTCGCCGACGTGCGACCGCGCGTGGAACGCCACCTGGCCGACGTCCTCGGCGCGACGGAGTACAGCCACACCGACGGCACGGCGCTGCTCGCCGGTGCCGCCGCCTGA
- a CDS encoding NADPH-dependent FMN reductase, producing MDNLRIAVILGANRNGRTGALIGKWFLEQVGEYSGLDLDVLDVADLGPGDGHGAPMAGFGPRVAAADGFVVVTPEYNHGYPGPLKSAIDSARREWFGKPVGFVSYGGLSGGLRAVEQLRAVFSELHTTTLRDTVSFHDAHTLFGPEGLPARDMAGARLAVRVLVEQLEWWALALREARERRPYPGMESLTRSTTCG from the coding sequence ATGGACAACCTCCGGATCGCGGTCATTCTGGGCGCGAACCGCAACGGCCGCACCGGCGCCCTGATCGGGAAGTGGTTCCTGGAGCAGGTGGGCGAGTACTCCGGCCTGGACCTCGACGTCCTGGACGTGGCGGACCTGGGGCCCGGCGACGGGCACGGGGCTCCGATGGCCGGCTTCGGCCCCCGCGTGGCCGCCGCCGACGGATTCGTCGTCGTCACCCCCGAGTACAACCACGGCTACCCCGGCCCCCTGAAGAGCGCGATCGACTCCGCGCGCCGAGAGTGGTTCGGCAAGCCGGTGGGCTTCGTCTCCTACGGCGGGCTCTCCGGCGGCCTGCGGGCGGTGGAGCAGCTGAGGGCGGTCTTCTCCGAGCTGCACACGACCACCCTGCGCGACACGGTGAGCTTCCACGACGCGCACACGCTGTTCGGGCCGGAGGGCCTGCCCGCGCGGGACATGGCGGGGGCGCGGCTGGCGGTGCGGGTGCTCGTGGAACAGCTGGAGTGGTGGGCGCTGGCCCTGCGCGAGGCGCGGGAGCGCCGCCCCTACCCGGGCATGGAGTCCCTGACGCGGTCAACTACCTGTGGCTGA
- the lipA gene encoding lipoyl synthase produces the protein MTIAPEGRKLLRVEARNSETPIEKKPPWIKIKAHMGPEYTELQSLVKSEGLHTVCQEAGCPNIYECWEDREATFLIGGDQCTRRCDFCQIATGKPTALDRMEPTKVATSVQKMELRYATVTGVARDDLEDGGAWLYAETVRKIHELNPGTGVELLIPDFNADPDQLAEVFGSRPEVLAHNVETVPRIFKRIRPGFRYERSLDVITQARADNLVTKSNLILGMGETREEISQAMRDLHEAGCDLLTITQYLRPSKLHHPIDRWVKPEEFVELGTEAEEIGFAGVMSGPLVRSSYRAGRLYKQAREKRDAELAAAQNKA, from the coding sequence TTGACCATCGCTCCTGAGGGCCGCAAGCTGCTGCGCGTCGAGGCGCGCAACAGCGAGACCCCCATCGAGAAGAAGCCGCCGTGGATCAAGATCAAGGCGCACATGGGGCCCGAGTACACCGAGCTCCAGTCCCTGGTCAAGAGCGAGGGCCTGCACACGGTGTGCCAGGAGGCCGGGTGTCCCAACATCTACGAGTGCTGGGAGGACCGCGAGGCCACGTTCCTCATCGGCGGCGACCAGTGCACGCGGCGTTGCGACTTCTGCCAGATCGCCACCGGCAAGCCCACCGCGCTGGACCGCATGGAGCCGACCAAGGTCGCCACCTCCGTCCAGAAGATGGAGCTGCGCTACGCGACCGTCACGGGTGTGGCGCGCGATGACCTGGAGGACGGCGGGGCCTGGCTCTACGCCGAGACGGTCCGCAAGATCCACGAGCTCAACCCCGGCACCGGTGTCGAGCTGCTCATCCCGGACTTCAACGCCGACCCCGACCAGCTGGCCGAGGTCTTCGGGTCCCGCCCCGAGGTGCTCGCGCACAACGTCGAGACGGTCCCCCGGATCTTCAAGCGCATCCGCCCCGGGTTCCGCTACGAGCGCTCCCTGGACGTCATCACCCAGGCGCGCGCCGACAACCTGGTGACCAAGTCGAACCTGATCCTGGGCATGGGCGAGACCCGCGAGGAGATCAGCCAGGCGATGCGCGACCTCCACGAGGCCGGCTGCGACCTGCTGACCATCACCCAGTACCTGCGCCCCTCCAAGCTGCACCACCCGATCGACCGGTGGGTGAAGCCGGAGGAGTTCGTGGAGCTGGGCACCGAGGCCGAGGAGATCGGCTTCGCCGGCGTCATGTCCGGCCCGCTGGTGCGCTCCTCCTACCGCGCCGGGCGCCTGTACAAGCAGGCGCGTGAGAAGCGGGACGCCGAGCTCGCCGCAGCGCAGAACAAGGCATAA
- a CDS encoding helix-turn-helix transcriptional regulator produces the protein MPPEEATGIRIHLDKVLAERGITLTELAQRVGVTVVNLSVLKNGRARAIRFSTLAALCRELDCRPGDLLDYEQD, from the coding sequence ATGCCACCGGAAGAGGCCACGGGCATCCGGATCCACCTGGACAAGGTGCTCGCCGAGCGGGGGATCACCCTCACCGAGCTCGCCCAGCGCGTGGGCGTCACCGTCGTCAACCTGTCGGTGCTCAAGAACGGACGCGCCCGCGCGATCCGCTTCTCCACCCTGGCCGCGCTGTGCCGGGAACTGGACTGCCGTCCCGGCGACCTCCTCGACTACGAGCAGGACTGA
- a CDS encoding LCP family protein, giving the protein MAGKRSAPRPSGVLTAARLSTGQWIACVATALAIIASLGGYTWYQGIIGNITTAQVDTDQWDRPTSVEGVMNILIIGSDVRSGENAEYGDAEGERPDTMLIASVNVDSGAATLVNLPRDLVVDLPGCDPVEGYEGLSPQSGMLNSAMTFGGVGCQWATVEQVTGVHLDHFVMMDFGGFKNIVDAIGGVEMCVPEPVVDPKAHLELEAGLQTLNGEDSLGYVRSRYGQGDGSDLSRIERQQEFMGAMLRQVLSSEVMASPLTVTDFLGAVTDSITTDEDLTIDTMADIAISMREVDLERVQFVTVPNGQHPADPNRIIMSDAAPALFEAVNNGTLTPEEEEKESGGGEEAEEAPDPSEISLEVLNNTGIEGLAAEVESVLVGEGYTVTGRGNPVERFPSATTVYYAPGEQAAAELLAGSLDQAETVEAEGLTQTLELVIGDDWAGFAGSGSDSEVSVTEDLGGSTAAADGESAC; this is encoded by the coding sequence ATGGCTGGCAAACGCTCCGCCCCTCGCCCCTCGGGCGTCCTCACCGCCGCCCGACTGTCCACGGGCCAGTGGATCGCCTGCGTGGCCACCGCGCTGGCCATCATCGCGAGCCTGGGCGGCTACACCTGGTACCAGGGCATCATCGGCAACATCACCACCGCCCAGGTGGACACCGACCAGTGGGACCGCCCGACCAGTGTCGAGGGCGTGATGAACATCCTCATCATCGGCTCCGACGTGCGCTCGGGCGAGAACGCCGAGTACGGCGACGCCGAGGGGGAGCGTCCCGACACCATGCTCATCGCCAGCGTCAACGTCGACAGCGGCGCGGCCACGCTGGTGAACCTGCCCCGCGACCTGGTCGTCGACCTGCCCGGCTGCGACCCCGTCGAGGGGTACGAGGGCCTGAGCCCGCAGAGCGGCATGCTCAACTCGGCGATGACCTTCGGCGGCGTCGGCTGCCAGTGGGCCACCGTCGAGCAGGTGACCGGGGTGCACCTGGACCACTTCGTGATGATGGACTTCGGCGGCTTCAAGAACATCGTCGACGCCATCGGCGGCGTCGAGATGTGCGTGCCCGAGCCGGTCGTGGACCCCAAGGCCCACCTGGAACTGGAGGCCGGACTCCAGACGCTCAACGGAGAGGACTCCCTGGGCTACGTCCGCTCCCGCTACGGCCAGGGCGACGGCAGCGACCTGTCCCGGATCGAGCGGCAGCAGGAGTTCATGGGCGCCATGCTGCGCCAGGTCCTCAGCAGCGAGGTGATGGCCAGCCCGCTGACCGTCACCGACTTCCTGGGCGCGGTCACCGACTCCATCACCACGGACGAGGACCTGACCATCGACACCATGGCCGACATCGCCATCTCGATGCGCGAGGTCGACCTGGAGCGGGTCCAGTTCGTCACCGTCCCCAACGGCCAGCACCCGGCCGACCCCAACCGCATCATCATGAGCGACGCCGCCCCGGCGCTGTTCGAGGCGGTCAACAACGGCACCCTCACGCCGGAGGAGGAAGAGAAGGAGTCCGGCGGCGGGGAGGAGGCCGAGGAGGCTCCCGATCCCTCGGAGATCTCCCTGGAGGTGCTCAACAACACCGGGATCGAGGGCCTGGCCGCCGAGGTGGAGAGCGTCCTGGTCGGCGAGGGCTACACGGTCACGGGCCGGGGCAACCCCGTGGAGCGCTTCCCGTCGGCCACCACGGTCTACTACGCGCCCGGCGAGCAGGCCGCGGCGGAGCTGCTGGCCGGCTCCCTGGACCAGGCCGAGACCGTCGAGGCCGAAGGGCTGACCCAGACCCTCGAACTGGTCATCGGTGACGACTGGGCGGGCTTCGCCGGCTCCGGGTCCGACTCCGAGGTGTCGGTCACCGAGGACCTGGGCGGATCCACCGCCGCGGCCGACGGGGAGAGCGCCTGCTGA
- a CDS encoding TIGR01777 family oxidoreductase, whose translation MRVAITGASGLIGGALCAALLDGGHSVVRVVRHPPRGDRGPCVEEAEWRPEQGRVDTVALHAVDAVVHLAGEPAHRAPWSRHRRAQIRRSRVRGTRVLSRALASMPSPPPRLLSASGAYFYGDTGGEVATEDSPAGTGFLPGMCRDWEAATGAAEEAGLSVAHLRTSVVLGRSGGLLRTLVPLYRAGLGGRLGSGTQYMSWISLRDQVDAILFLIERPEITGPVNLCAPEPVSNAAFTEALGRALGRPTLVPVPATALRATMGDLAEESALLDLRVLPERLLAAGYSFRLPTIDSALSDILARPAPRSGA comes from the coding sequence ATGAGAGTGGCGATCACGGGGGCCTCCGGCCTCATCGGCGGCGCGCTGTGCGCGGCCCTGCTCGACGGGGGCCACAGCGTCGTGCGCGTGGTGCGCCATCCGCCCAGGGGCGACCGCGGGCCCTGCGTGGAGGAAGCGGAGTGGCGGCCGGAGCAGGGGCGCGTGGACACCGTGGCCCTGCACGCGGTCGACGCCGTGGTCCATCTGGCCGGGGAGCCCGCCCACCGCGCCCCGTGGTCGCGGCACCGGCGTGCGCAGATCCGCCGCAGCCGGGTCAGGGGCACGCGGGTCCTGTCCCGTGCCCTGGCCTCGATGCCGTCCCCTCCCCCGCGCCTGCTGTCGGCGTCGGGCGCCTACTTCTACGGGGACACCGGCGGCGAGGTCGCCACGGAGGACAGCCCCGCGGGCACCGGCTTCCTCCCCGGGATGTGCCGGGACTGGGAGGCGGCCACGGGCGCCGCGGAGGAGGCCGGGCTGTCGGTGGCGCACCTGCGCACCTCGGTGGTGCTGGGGCGCTCGGGCGGGCTGCTCAGGACGCTGGTCCCGCTGTACCGGGCCGGCCTGGGCGGGCGCCTGGGGTCGGGGACGCAGTACATGAGCTGGATATCGCTGCGCGACCAGGTCGACGCGATCCTGTTCCTGATCGAGCGGCCGGAGATCACCGGCCCGGTGAACCTGTGCGCCCCCGAGCCGGTGAGCAACGCCGCCTTCACCGAGGCGCTGGGGCGCGCGCTGGGCCGGCCGACCCTGGTGCCGGTGCCGGCCACCGCGCTGCGGGCGACGATGGGGGACCTGGCGGAGGAGTCGGCGCTGCTGGATCTGCGGGTGCTGCCCGAACGCCTGCTGGCCGCCGGGTATTCCTTTCGACTGCCCACGATCGACAGTGCGCTTTCCGACATCCTGGCCAGACCCGCACCCCGATCCGGGGCGTAA
- a CDS encoding DUF2975 domain-containing protein translates to MGVLTSLRWSKPDNLIAHFVLVISIMGTGLTGLYGLVWITPLLPAAGGGPMNTVTVARPEGVPGPRIDAATSGQDVTVADTGRMVIEFHDPTALERFLLTAPGLLATVATLLVMVMVYGMIRSLGRGEPFVTANVRRVYVIALTVLIGSMVVPMVAAVCENALRSRALESDEVAFYFVVFGEDGISLALVLTGFLLAALAEVFRRGARLRADVDGLV, encoded by the coding sequence ATGGGTGTGCTCACCTCGCTCCGCTGGTCCAAGCCGGACAACCTCATCGCCCACTTCGTCCTGGTCATCTCCATCATGGGCACGGGTCTGACCGGGCTCTACGGCCTCGTGTGGATCACCCCGCTGCTGCCGGCGGCCGGCGGGGGGCCGATGAACACCGTCACCGTCGCCCGGCCGGAGGGGGTACCCGGGCCCCGGATCGACGCCGCAACCAGCGGTCAGGACGTGACGGTGGCCGACACCGGGCGGATGGTGATCGAGTTCCACGACCCCACCGCCCTGGAGCGGTTCCTGCTCACGGCTCCCGGCCTGCTCGCCACCGTCGCCACGCTGTTGGTGATGGTCATGGTGTACGGGATGATTCGGAGCCTGGGCCGCGGTGAACCCTTCGTCACCGCCAACGTTCGACGCGTCTACGTCATCGCGCTCACCGTGCTCATCGGCTCCATGGTGGTCCCGATGGTCGCGGCCGTGTGTGAGAACGCCCTGCGGAGCCGGGCGCTGGAGTCCGACGAGGTCGCCTTCTACTTCGTCGTGTTCGGCGAGGACGGGATCTCGCTCGCCCTGGTCCTCACCGGCTTCCTCCTCGCGGCCCTGGCCGAGGTGTTCCGGCGCGGCGCCCGGCTGCGCGCGGACGTCGACGGGCTGGTCTGA
- a CDS encoding RDD family protein, whose product MTDKRRSGTEAADPDDDFRYRGNRLGLPETGTGSVPGVGRRLVGLALDWILALLIAWGAYGAGLIGAGISVPEAASTLVGNTALVVFAAMNILLLTLFGTTLGRRIAGVGITATGERSWPWFASMTVRTLLLCLVIPAVIYDRDTRGLHDRAAGTVATRF is encoded by the coding sequence ATGACTGACAAGCGCCGGAGCGGCACCGAGGCCGCGGATCCCGACGACGACTTCCGCTACCGGGGCAACCGGCTCGGCCTGCCGGAGACCGGAACCGGATCGGTGCCGGGCGTCGGCCGCCGCCTCGTCGGCCTGGCCCTGGACTGGATCCTGGCTCTGCTGATCGCCTGGGGCGCCTACGGCGCGGGGCTCATCGGAGCCGGGATCTCCGTTCCGGAGGCGGCCTCGACCCTGGTCGGCAACACCGCCCTGGTCGTGTTCGCGGCGATGAACATCCTCCTGCTCACCCTCTTCGGCACCACGCTCGGCCGCCGCATCGCCGGGGTGGGCATCACCGCCACGGGTGAGCGCTCCTGGCCGTGGTTCGCCTCGATGACGGTGCGCACACTCCTGCTGTGCCTGGTGATCCCGGCGGTCATCTACGACCGGGACACCCGCGGGCTGCACGACCGGGCCGCCGGAACGGTCGCCACCCGCTTCTGA
- the sucB gene encoding 2-oxoglutarate dehydrogenase, E2 component, dihydrolipoamide succinyltransferase encodes MPTSVTMPALGESVTEGTVTQWLKNVGDTVEVDEPLLEVSTDKVDTEIPSPVAGVLTKILVDEDETVEIGAEIAVIGGEGESEGGDGGSTAKDAQPEPEPEPAPEPARAEEPAPAPEPESAPEPAPAASASEDGPATTVTMPALGESVTEGTVTQWLKSEGDTVEVDEPLLEVSTDKVDTEIPSPVAGVLTKIIAAEDDTVEIGAEIALIGSAGSAPAPAAPAQPEPEPARAEEPAPAPKPAPAAEPAPRQTADDDVPSVDIETLNGTGRASGTDAVTEAYVTPLVRKLAGEHRVDLSRVKGTGVGGRIRKQDVLKAAEEQKAAAARTAAPASSATQHKAVSDASSLRGRTEKLSRLRQSIADRMVESLNTAAEITQVVEVDVTKIARLREQAGAAFAEREGVELDFFPFFALAAVEALKTHPQINAVIDNESHEVTYHAVENLGVSVDTERGLLVPVVKDAGRLDLGSLARMITKLTEKAHTGLLGPDDLSGGTFTMADTGGVGALFGTPIINTPQVAILGTGAVVKRPVVVEDEAMGGEVIAVRSMVYLSLAHDHRLIDNADAGRFLQDLKARLEEGDFERDLGL; translated from the coding sequence ATGCCGACTTCCGTTACCATGCCCGCCCTGGGTGAGAGCGTCACCGAGGGCACCGTCACCCAGTGGCTGAAGAACGTGGGCGACACCGTCGAGGTAGACGAGCCGCTCCTGGAGGTCTCCACCGACAAGGTGGACACCGAGATCCCGTCCCCGGTCGCTGGTGTGCTCACCAAGATCCTGGTGGACGAGGACGAGACCGTGGAGATCGGCGCGGAGATCGCGGTCATCGGCGGCGAAGGCGAGAGCGAGGGAGGGGACGGCGGGTCGACGGCCAAGGACGCGCAGCCCGAGCCCGAGCCGGAGCCCGCTCCCGAGCCCGCCCGCGCCGAGGAGCCCGCTCCCGCCCCGGAGCCCGAGTCGGCCCCCGAGCCCGCCCCCGCGGCCTCCGCTTCCGAGGACGGCCCCGCCACCACGGTCACGATGCCCGCCCTGGGTGAGAGCGTCACCGAGGGCACCGTCACCCAGTGGCTCAAGAGCGAGGGCGACACCGTCGAGGTGGACGAGCCGCTCCTGGAGGTCTCCACCGACAAGGTGGACACCGAGATCCCGTCCCCGGTCGCCGGTGTGCTCACCAAGATCATCGCCGCCGAGGACGACACCGTGGAGATCGGCGCGGAGATCGCGCTGATCGGCTCCGCGGGCTCCGCCCCGGCGCCCGCGGCTCCCGCCCAGCCCGAGCCCGAGCCCGCCCGCGCCGAGGAGCCCGCTCCCGCCCCGAAGCCCGCTCCCGCCGCCGAGCCCGCGCCGCGCCAGACCGCGGACGACGACGTGCCCTCGGTGGACATCGAGACGCTGAACGGCACCGGCCGCGCCTCGGGCACCGACGCGGTGACCGAGGCCTACGTCACGCCGCTGGTGCGCAAGCTCGCCGGCGAGCACCGCGTGGACCTGAGCCGCGTCAAGGGCACCGGTGTGGGCGGACGCATCCGCAAGCAGGACGTGCTCAAGGCCGCCGAGGAGCAGAAGGCGGCCGCCGCCCGCACCGCCGCGCCCGCGTCGAGCGCGACCCAGCACAAGGCCGTCTCGGACGCCTCGTCCCTGCGCGGTCGGACCGAGAAGCTCTCGCGTCTGCGCCAGTCCATCGCCGACCGCATGGTGGAGTCGCTCAACACGGCGGCCGAGATCACCCAGGTCGTCGAGGTGGACGTCACCAAGATCGCGCGGCTGCGTGAGCAGGCCGGTGCGGCCTTCGCCGAGCGCGAGGGCGTGGAGCTGGACTTCTTCCCGTTCTTCGCCCTGGCCGCCGTCGAGGCGCTCAAGACCCACCCGCAGATCAACGCGGTGATCGACAACGAGTCGCACGAGGTGACCTACCACGCGGTGGAGAACCTCGGTGTGTCGGTCGACACCGAGCGCGGCCTGCTGGTCCCGGTGGTCAAGGACGCCGGCCGACTGGACCTGGGCTCCCTGGCGCGGATGATCACCAAGCTGACCGAGAAGGCGCACACCGGGCTGCTCGGCCCGGACGACCTGAGCGGCGGCACGTTCACCATGGCCGACACCGGCGGTGTGGGCGCGCTGTTCGGCACGCCGATCATCAACACCCCGCAGGTGGCCATCCTGGGCACCGGCGCGGTCGTCAAGCGCCCGGTCGTCGTCGAGGACGAGGCCATGGGCGGCGAGGTGATCGCGGTGCGGTCGATGGTCTACCTGTCGCTGGCGCACGACCACCGCCTCATCGACAACGCCGACGCCGGCCGCTTCCTCCAGGACCTCAAGGCGCGCCTGGAAGAGGGCGACTTCGAGCGCGACCTGGGCCTGTAG